A single Candidatus Krumholzibacteriia bacterium DNA region contains:
- a CDS encoding DUF3303 family protein, which produces MLFMVIEHFHPGQAPEVYRRFRARGRLAPEGLRYVSSWVDLHFERCFQLMETDDEVLFAEWTAAWEDLIDFEIVPVRTSADAVAAITPTL; this is translated from the coding sequence ATGCTGTTCATGGTGATCGAGCACTTCCATCCTGGGCAGGCTCCCGAGGTCTACCGGCGCTTCCGGGCCCGGGGACGATTGGCGCCCGAAGGCTTGCGCTATGTCTCGAGCTGGGTGGATCTGCACTTCGAGCGCTGTTTCCAGTTGATGGAGACCGACGACGAGGTGCTCTTCGCGGAGTGGACGGCAGCCTGGGAAGACCTGATCGACTTCGAGATCGTGCCGGTGCGGACTTCGGCGGACGCGGTTGCAGCGATCACACCCACACTGTGA